A region of Solanum dulcamara chromosome 7, daSolDulc1.2, whole genome shotgun sequence DNA encodes the following proteins:
- the LOC129896955 gene encoding probable ADP-ribosylation factor GTPase-activating protein AGD15, whose amino-acid sequence MNDKASVSKELNAKHAKILEGLLKLPENRECADCRGRAPRWASINLGIFICLQCSGIHRSLGVHISKVRSTTLDTWLPEQISFMQCVGNEKSNNYWEADLSASVDRSDIGKFIRTKYQDKKWASRYEPQPGLSNMIGETSEFGGKADIPRKARKYSLEEDVFSVQPPQVPATTRSRGASLDTMDEFLNLPPKTGLISAPSVKHKEETQDLFSLLYASEGNQDRTIVPPSRWATFE is encoded by the exons ATGAACGACAAGGCTTCCGTTTCTAAGGAGCTTAATGCCAAACACGCTAAG ATATTGGAAGGCCTTCTTAAGCTTCCAGAAAATAGGGAATGTGCAGATTGTCGGGGAAG GGCCCCGAGGTGGGCGAGCATCAACCTTGGGATATTCATCTGTCTGCAATGCTCAGGAATTCATAGGAGTCTTGGGGTACATATCTCCAAG GTAAGATCAACAACTTTGGACACATGGCTGCCGGAGCAGATTTCTTTTATGCAAT GTGTAGGTAATGAGAAGTCAAACAATTATTGGGAGGCAGATCTATCAGCAAGCGTAGATAGAAGTGACATTGGGAAATTTATCCGGACCAA GTATCAGGATAAAAAATGGGCTTCGAGATATGAACCTCAACCAGGACTATCTAATATGATTGGTGAAACAAGTGAATTCGGAGGAAAAGCTGATATTCCAAGAAAAGCAAGAAAATATTCCTTGGAGGAGGATGTTTTTAGTGTACAACCGCCACAAGTTCCTGCAACAACAAGATCTCGTGGG GCTTCTTTGGACACGATGGATGAATTTCTTAATTTACCTCCAAAAACTGGTCTCATCAGTGCTCCATCCGTGAAGCACAAAGAAGAAACACAAGATCTCTTCAGTTTGCTCTATGCCTCAGAGGGAAACCAAGATCGCACTATTGTGCCTCCATCTCGTTGGGCAACTTTTGAGT GA